The sequence below is a genomic window from Luteitalea sp..
AAGCGCCAGCGAAAGGTACAGCGTGATTGATCGAGACTGTTTGCCAAATGCCTTCGAGTTCGTCGTCCTATCCGGCCTACGCGTTCGCCAGCTGATTCAGGGTTGTGTGCCGCGTGTGCCAGGTGAGCACAAGCTCATTGTAACGGCGCAACACGAGGTGCTGTCGGGGAAGGTCGCGAAGCTGGAGCCGCAGGAGCAAGCGGCGGGTGATCCGGTGACCACGACCGACTGACGACCCACTGCGTGAGCTGTAGCAGGTAGCCATCGTCCTGACTTGGGGCG
It includes:
- a CDS encoding DNA-directed RNA polymerase subunit omega, yielding MIDRDCLPNAFEFVVLSGLRVRQLIQGCVPRVPGEHKLIVTAQHEVLSGKVAKLEPQEQAAGDPVTTTD